Proteins co-encoded in one Tautonia rosea genomic window:
- a CDS encoding tetratricopeptide repeat protein: MRRSVVSMGWLVIAVSGCAAMGPRGGTGPDSETWELRRELSRQARQATEARDYPRSLDLLAELAELDTRSPDAPARMGRIFAELGRLDQASEAFQRALDRDGDDIDSLIGLGQIELARGKATDAIARFDEAIEIDPGQATAHIGRGQALEELGRSDEALAAYFRALRHEPDASRALSRVASIQLDRNQPESALARLDHLVELSSEDPEARIQRGRARLALGLTDEAIADLRFASEQLPDRADVAYLLALAFEQADKLRDARLAAERALELDPHSVLVRELAERLHR, encoded by the coding sequence ATGCGGCGCTCGGTCGTGAGCATGGGGTGGCTCGTGATCGCCGTCTCCGGCTGCGCCGCGATGGGTCCGAGGGGAGGCACGGGACCGGATTCCGAAACCTGGGAGCTCCGTCGCGAGCTGAGCCGACAGGCCCGACAGGCGACCGAGGCCCGCGACTATCCTCGATCGCTTGATCTGCTTGCCGAACTGGCCGAGCTTGACACCCGCTCGCCTGATGCTCCCGCCCGCATGGGACGGATCTTTGCCGAATTGGGTCGCCTCGACCAGGCCTCCGAGGCCTTTCAACGGGCCCTGGATCGCGATGGCGACGACATCGATTCCCTGATCGGGCTGGGGCAGATCGAACTGGCGAGGGGCAAGGCGACCGACGCGATCGCTCGCTTCGACGAAGCCATTGAGATCGACCCGGGACAGGCGACGGCTCACATCGGCCGGGGGCAGGCCCTGGAAGAACTCGGACGCTCTGACGAGGCGCTCGCCGCCTACTTCCGCGCCTTGAGGCACGAGCCTGACGCCTCGAGGGCGCTCAGCCGGGTGGCCTCGATCCAGCTCGATCGGAACCAGCCCGAATCGGCCCTCGCTCGGCTCGATCATCTGGTCGAGCTTTCCTCCGAAGACCCCGAGGCCCGCATTCAGCGGGGGCGGGCTCGCCTGGCGCTTGGCCTGACCGATGAGGCCATCGCCGATCTCCGCTTTGCCTCGGAACAGCTGCCCGATCGGGCCGACGTCGCCTACCTGCTCGCCCTCGCCTTCGAGCAGGCCGACAAGCTCAGAGATGCCCGCCTTGCCGCGGAGCGAGCCCTCGAACTTGACCCGCACTCGGTCCTTGTCCGGGAACTCGCTGAGCGATTACACCGTTGA
- a CDS encoding DUF1559 domain-containing protein, whose amino-acid sequence MTQRYLRRGARMRPVRGGGFTLIELLVVIAIIGVLIALLLPAVQSAREAARRSQCLNNLRQMGIAFHGYHDAHRTFPPGGWLRGSTSTLRWIAWSALLLPHAEQESLYESLNIDLPYNDPTNTTGGATVLSVYLCPSSLRPEPRVEGRGGCDYGGIYGERITSPNNPPKGTMLYDRTVPIAMIRDGTSTTLLISEDSVFSDGQWIYARNVMDQAFAINKAPAFENDIRSEHPGGANALFADGSARFLKETMALRPLAAICTRAGGEIISADEL is encoded by the coding sequence ATGACCCAACGATACCTTCGCCGGGGTGCCCGCATGCGCCCGGTAAGGGGCGGTGGCTTTACGCTCATTGAGTTGCTGGTGGTCATTGCGATCATCGGCGTCCTCATTGCGCTGCTCTTGCCGGCCGTCCAATCCGCACGAGAGGCCGCGCGCCGCTCCCAGTGCCTGAACAACCTTCGCCAGATGGGGATCGCCTTTCACGGCTATCACGATGCCCATCGGACGTTTCCTCCGGGCGGTTGGCTTCGCGGGTCGACCTCGACCCTGCGCTGGATTGCCTGGTCGGCCTTGCTCTTGCCCCATGCCGAGCAAGAATCGCTTTATGAAAGCCTGAACATTGACCTTCCCTACAATGATCCGACCAATACCACCGGCGGGGCAACGGTGCTCTCGGTCTATTTATGTCCCAGTTCGCTGAGGCCTGAGCCTCGGGTTGAGGGTCGGGGAGGATGCGACTACGGCGGGATTTACGGCGAACGGATCACCAGTCCGAACAACCCGCCGAAGGGAACCATGCTCTACGACAGGACCGTTCCGATCGCAATGATCCGGGATGGCACCTCAACCACCTTGCTCATCTCCGAAGACTCGGTCTTCAGCGACGGCCAGTGGATCTACGCCCGCAACGTCATGGACCAGGCCTTCGCCATCAACAAGGCCCCCGCCTTCGAGAACGACATTCGCAGCGAACACCCCGGTGGCGCGAATGCCCTGTTTGCCGACGGATCGGCGCGATTTCTCAAGGAAACGATGGCGTTGCGGCCATTGGCCGCCATTTGTACCCGGGCCGGCGGCGAAATCATCTCGGCCGACGAACTGTAA
- a CDS encoding phytanoyl-CoA dioxygenase family protein: MIARETLADRIEREGYAVVANVLDADQVDALIEAVDRVQAAANQNADAASLRRGQSAYGLRDLLGRVPEVRRLAGSPPIRKLIEPILGPNAFAVRGLWFDKTSEANWNLPWHRDLTIAARRRVDAPGFSSWTVKAGIPHALAPVEVLETMLTVRLHLDPAGPDNGPLRVLPGSHRLGGSEPTAVGSWTDRIHPIDCVVDRGGAVLMRPLLMHASNSAASPDHRRVIHLEFASAPLPGGVEWYDVARAEASS; encoded by the coding sequence ATGATCGCTCGCGAGACGCTCGCCGATCGGATCGAACGCGAAGGGTATGCGGTCGTCGCCAACGTCCTCGACGCCGATCAGGTCGATGCCCTGATCGAGGCTGTCGATCGCGTCCAGGCCGCCGCCAACCAGAACGCCGATGCCGCCTCCCTCCGTCGCGGCCAGAGTGCCTACGGTCTGCGCGATCTTCTCGGGCGCGTCCCTGAGGTCCGTCGCCTCGCCGGTTCCCCGCCGATCCGAAAGTTGATCGAGCCGATCCTCGGGCCCAACGCCTTCGCCGTCCGGGGGCTCTGGTTCGACAAGACGAGCGAGGCGAACTGGAACCTCCCCTGGCACCGCGACCTGACCATCGCCGCCCGCAGGCGCGTCGATGCCCCCGGCTTCTCCTCCTGGACCGTCAAGGCGGGCATCCCCCACGCCCTCGCCCCCGTCGAGGTTCTGGAGACGATGCTGACCGTCCGGTTGCACCTCGATCCCGCGGGACCCGACAACGGCCCCCTGCGCGTCTTGCCCGGGTCGCATCGGCTGGGCGGCTCCGAGCCGACCGCGGTCGGCTCCTGGACCGACCGCATCCATCCGATCGACTGCGTCGTCGATCGCGGGGGAGCCGTCCTGATGCGGCCGTTGCTCATGCACGCCTCGAATTCGGCCGCCTCGCCCGACCATCGGCGTGTGATCCATCTCGAATTCGCCTCGGCGCCGCTGCCGGGGGGCGTCGAATGGTATGATGTGGCTCGGGCGGAAGCGTCGTCCTGA
- a CDS encoding ferredoxin, producing MAEPNHKVPENVAGRYYVDDTCIDCELCRETAPENFVRWDSGRYSFVTLQPRNDEEEAACRAAMEECPVEAIGCDGEEVA from the coding sequence ATGGCCGAGCCGAATCACAAAGTCCCAGAAAACGTCGCAGGGCGCTACTACGTCGATGACACCTGCATCGACTGCGAACTCTGCCGCGAAACCGCCCCCGAGAACTTCGTGCGCTGGGACTCAGGCCGCTACTCGTTCGTCACCCTCCAGCCCCGCAACGACGAGGAGGAAGCCGCCTGCCGCGCCGCGATGGAGGAATGCCCCGTCGAGGCGATCGGCTGCGACGGCGAGGAGGTCGCATGA
- a CDS encoding DUF6928 family protein, translating to MGWKASCILINDREPGYLGSLPAHDPEAARRLIDDLGLGPVQSQGMTSFDEGIYPDHLVIGAYDGAAVIGARTLADDCFSLGDDPLMRRVLDRFPEAEIARFGLHSVVNFWSYEFFDHRRFLRAYGGSADDGVVVDLGDLLPEERPHFERSVIRDGERVFFAEFNGVTEEYDPSSYGEELVFTLMGRFFGCNLIQWGIFGQNKTYWSGEIDPFTLAMEGFDQKRPRRWWWPFSKP from the coding sequence GTGGGCTGGAAGGCGTCCTGCATCCTCATCAACGATCGGGAACCGGGCTACCTCGGCTCGTTGCCGGCGCATGACCCCGAGGCGGCTCGACGGCTCATCGACGACCTCGGACTCGGCCCGGTTCAAAGTCAGGGGATGACATCCTTTGACGAAGGCATCTATCCGGATCACCTCGTGATCGGAGCCTACGACGGTGCCGCAGTCATCGGCGCTCGAACCCTTGCGGATGACTGCTTTTCGCTCGGTGATGACCCCCTGATGCGTCGGGTGCTCGATCGGTTTCCGGAGGCCGAGATCGCCCGGTTCGGCCTGCACAGCGTGGTGAACTTCTGGAGTTACGAGTTCTTCGACCACCGCCGATTCCTTCGTGCCTACGGAGGATCGGCCGACGATGGCGTGGTGGTCGATCTCGGGGATCTCTTGCCCGAGGAGCGTCCTCACTTTGAACGATCTGTGATCCGAGACGGTGAACGGGTCTTCTTCGCGGAGTTCAACGGAGTGACCGAAGAATATGACCCGTCTTCGTACGGAGAGGAACTTGTCTTTACGCTGATGGGTCGGTTCTTTGGCTGCAACCTGATCCAATGGGGCATCTTCGGCCAGAACAAGACCTACTGGAGTGGCGAAATCGACCCCTTCACACTCGCGATGGAAGGCTTCGATCAAAAGCGACCACGGCGCTGGTGGTGGCCGTTCTCGAAGCCCTGA
- a CDS encoding ComEC/Rec2 family competence protein, whose translation MALHTLTDLGAPARSRRDPSKPFEPGWRGTPGRVPPLAPVAVAMASGIILDRFGEWCGTATWAAVALLASVVAMVGLRRRGVCYPALVVGFAALGGAWHHWRWSDLAADDLARVVTEEPRPSWVRGIVLTVPEHRVSPIAEERPGDDGYTRFELQITSSSDGQDWHDASGRALVTVGGKDDRFGMGDAIEAAGSLALLPGPLNPGETDPRLAPRARGIRLGLSVEGPDGARLDPDGTSSLRLRWLGWVRSTSEARLSELLSDRTAAVAAALLLGRRGGIDGETSAAFSRTGTAHLLAISGLHLSAVAGVVGLLAVLLGFNHKDAATIVLTATMGYATLVGWTPSVSRAAAMVGAVCVAAIVDRSSKPANTITLAILFTMIVNPTSLFRIGWQLSFLAIAALILGVPPLMREIERRMINLDPNENPLDVLERKLEPAWKRIGRRIALAPVLALMASAAVWLVTMPLIAWQFNVVAPIGILLNLPMIPMVSAAVILGGLALMASAVWQPLAMPAAWLCDRLLGVSLTIVDRAESLSLGHAFVPTPPTVWVVAGYAMLAVAWRGSAARWPRPIRRATWGGVVLVGLFGAGATITPQRPSSYEVEFLAVGHGLTTLIRGPDGSASLYDCGRSGDPSVGRRIAAPALWARGVRRIDRLVISHADADHYNGVSDLIDRFAIGALLIPEGFGEQNNPGARSVLELARARSIAIHTVASGDRFELVPGLVAEVLHPARDWLPDANDNDRSLVLDLTIGSDHVLLTGDLDGAGLAELLAMPRRPVTVMLAPHHGGRSANPPWLYDWAEPARVVTSQRAPRPGASDALEGLSDRGISVHRTWQEGAIHISWDAGSNSQGPKLTGWRSTDGSAFPDLGSPWDRGKIVSASITPGWSSLVVRGVIGIGGLMLGLWLCGATAVIHWGAWSLVLPGRGSVQEASFPEPWRSVSIVARDGVRLRGWRREPEGPLGPCHIALIVHGLAEASPSMQTRAEALVRGGWTVLVLDLRTFGQSEGDRASFGAREAEDLKGWIDLMRSDAPEAPIVAWGRSMGAAVALRTATEDDRIAAVVMEAPYADLREALAARLRRLRFPGAARLCGFVLWQAARIVGDRLDRPRPIDLVPHFQRPVLILLGEADSVTPVPTIERLVNAFPNAHRPEVIRIAEAEHGEVFDRGGPPLIDQLLGFLDRATERPDPFQTDQQSVSSREERSDRI comes from the coding sequence ATGGCGCTGCACACCCTTACGGACCTCGGTGCCCCAGCTCGAAGCCGAAGGGATCCGTCCAAACCGTTCGAGCCCGGCTGGCGAGGAACGCCGGGCAGGGTACCACCGCTGGCACCGGTGGCCGTGGCAATGGCGTCGGGGATCATCCTGGACCGGTTCGGGGAGTGGTGCGGAACTGCAACGTGGGCTGCGGTCGCCTTGCTAGCTTCGGTCGTGGCGATGGTCGGATTGCGTCGGCGAGGGGTCTGTTACCCGGCGTTGGTGGTGGGGTTCGCAGCGTTGGGAGGGGCCTGGCATCACTGGCGGTGGTCGGACCTGGCGGCGGACGATCTGGCCAGGGTTGTCACCGAAGAACCAAGGCCAAGCTGGGTCCGGGGGATCGTGTTGACGGTCCCCGAGCACCGGGTCAGCCCGATTGCTGAAGAACGACCGGGAGACGACGGTTACACCCGGTTCGAGTTGCAGATCACCTCCTCCAGCGATGGTCAGGACTGGCACGACGCCTCGGGACGGGCCCTGGTGACGGTGGGGGGGAAGGATGATCGCTTCGGCATGGGAGACGCGATCGAAGCAGCCGGATCGCTGGCCTTGCTGCCCGGTCCGCTCAATCCCGGCGAAACGGACCCGAGGCTCGCGCCTCGCGCTCGGGGCATTCGCCTCGGGCTCTCGGTCGAGGGTCCGGACGGCGCGAGGCTCGACCCAGACGGAACGTCCTCGCTAAGGCTTCGATGGCTTGGTTGGGTCCGATCGACGAGCGAAGCTCGCCTGTCGGAACTCCTGAGCGATCGGACGGCGGCGGTGGCGGCGGCGCTGTTGCTCGGGAGACGAGGGGGGATCGACGGGGAGACCTCCGCTGCGTTCTCCCGGACCGGGACGGCCCATCTGCTGGCGATCTCGGGGCTGCACCTGTCGGCCGTGGCCGGGGTTGTCGGGTTGCTCGCGGTCCTGCTCGGATTCAATCATAAAGACGCGGCGACCATTGTGCTGACGGCAACAATGGGGTATGCCACGCTCGTCGGCTGGACCCCTTCGGTCAGTCGGGCGGCGGCGATGGTAGGGGCCGTCTGCGTGGCCGCGATCGTCGACCGCAGTAGCAAACCGGCGAACACCATCACGCTGGCGATCCTGTTCACGATGATCGTGAACCCCACCTCGCTGTTCCGGATTGGGTGGCAACTCTCGTTTCTGGCCATCGCGGCCTTGATCCTCGGCGTGCCGCCGTTGATGCGAGAGATCGAACGCAGGATGATCAATCTCGACCCGAACGAAAATCCGCTCGATGTGCTGGAGCGGAAGCTCGAACCGGCCTGGAAACGGATTGGCCGGCGCATCGCTCTGGCTCCGGTGCTGGCCCTGATGGCCTCGGCGGCTGTCTGGCTGGTGACAATGCCGTTGATCGCCTGGCAATTCAACGTGGTTGCACCCATCGGGATTCTCTTGAACTTACCCATGATTCCGATGGTCAGCGCCGCCGTCATTCTGGGAGGACTGGCCCTGATGGCCTCGGCCGTCTGGCAGCCGCTTGCCATGCCCGCAGCCTGGCTCTGTGATCGGCTGTTGGGGGTTTCGCTGACGATCGTCGATCGGGCTGAGTCCCTTTCGCTCGGTCACGCCTTCGTGCCGACTCCTCCCACCGTCTGGGTCGTCGCCGGGTATGCGATGCTTGCGGTCGCCTGGCGGGGTTCGGCCGCGCGATGGCCGAGGCCGATTCGACGAGCCACATGGGGAGGGGTCGTGCTGGTCGGGCTCTTCGGGGCAGGGGCGACGATCACTCCGCAGCGGCCGTCGTCGTACGAGGTGGAATTCCTGGCGGTGGGGCATGGCCTGACCACGCTGATCCGGGGACCCGATGGATCAGCGTCTCTTTACGATTGTGGCCGGTCGGGAGACCCAAGCGTCGGCCGTCGGATTGCTGCCCCGGCGCTCTGGGCACGCGGCGTTCGACGGATCGACCGACTGGTGATTTCTCACGCCGACGCCGACCACTACAACGGTGTTTCCGACCTGATTGATCGGTTTGCGATCGGAGCCTTGCTCATTCCGGAAGGCTTCGGCGAACAGAACAATCCCGGAGCCAGGAGCGTTCTTGAACTCGCCCGAGCCCGATCGATTGCTATTCACACCGTCGCGAGCGGCGATCGGTTCGAACTGGTTCCTGGGTTGGTAGCCGAGGTGCTTCATCCGGCTCGCGACTGGCTGCCCGACGCGAACGATAACGACCGGAGCCTCGTGCTGGATCTGACCATCGGATCGGATCATGTCCTGCTCACCGGCGATCTCGACGGCGCGGGGCTGGCCGAACTCCTGGCAATGCCTCGGCGGCCGGTCACAGTGATGCTTGCCCCGCACCACGGCGGTCGATCCGCCAATCCCCCCTGGCTCTACGATTGGGCTGAGCCCGCCAGGGTCGTCACCAGCCAGCGAGCCCCCCGTCCTGGAGCGTCCGATGCGCTGGAAGGGCTATCGGATCGGGGAATTTCGGTACATCGGACCTGGCAAGAAGGAGCCATTCATATTTCCTGGGACGCAGGATCGAACTCCCAGGGCCCGAAGCTCACGGGATGGAGATCGACTGACGGATCAGCATTCCCTGATCTCGGATCGCCCTGGGACAGGGGGAAAATCGTCTCGGCCTCGATCACCCCTGGCTGGTCGTCCCTGGTTGTGCGAGGAGTGATCGGCATCGGCGGATTGATGCTGGGACTCTGGCTTTGTGGGGCGACGGCGGTGATTCACTGGGGGGCGTGGTCGCTCGTGCTTCCCGGTCGAGGAAGCGTCCAGGAGGCCTCGTTTCCGGAACCGTGGCGATCGGTCTCGATCGTCGCTCGGGATGGTGTCAGGCTCCGAGGGTGGCGGCGAGAACCGGAAGGTCCCTTGGGCCCTTGCCACATCGCCCTGATCGTGCATGGGCTGGCCGAAGCCTCACCGAGCATGCAAACCCGAGCCGAGGCGCTCGTCCGAGGCGGCTGGACCGTCTTGGTTCTTGACCTGCGGACCTTCGGTCAGAGTGAAGGGGATCGCGCCTCATTCGGCGCCCGAGAGGCCGAGGACCTGAAGGGCTGGATCGACCTGATGCGCAGCGATGCTCCCGAAGCCCCGATCGTGGCCTGGGGCCGCTCAATGGGGGCTGCCGTCGCCTTGCGTACCGCAACCGAGGATGATCGGATCGCGGCAGTCGTAATGGAAGCGCCCTATGCCGATCTCCGCGAGGCCCTCGCCGCGCGATTGAGGCGGCTTCGATTTCCCGGGGCCGCGCGGCTCTGCGGTTTCGTCCTGTGGCAAGCGGCCCGGATTGTCGGCGACCGGCTCGATCGTCCCCGGCCAATCGACCTGGTTCCTCACTTTCAGCGACCGGTCCTGATCCTTCTTGGAGAAGCCGACTCCGTCACCCCGGTCCCGACCATCGAGCGCCTGGTCAACGCCTTCCCCAACGCCCACCGCCCCGAGGTCATCCGGATTGCCGAGGCCGAGCACGGAGAGGTATTCGACCGGGGAGGGCCACCGTTGATCGACCAACTGCTCGGCTTCCTGGACCGAGCGACTGAGCGACCCGATCCTTTTCAAACTGATCAGCAGTCAGTTTCCTCCAGGGAGGAACGGAGCGACCGGATCTGA
- a CDS encoding NHL domain-containing protein produces the protein MSFRALGVLAVCVAVGFGPEVVASDEPAGSESEVELILGRLLPEEGGPADAEPGPLKEPFGVDFLSDGTMIIVELGGGRVHALATDGAFQTLSGDGSTGYAGDGGPARSATFNGIHNVAVGPDDAIYVSDSWNHCVRRIDPDDGTISTIVGTGASGDSGDGGPASEATFNYIMCVTLSPDHEQLYLADINNRRIRVVDLDSGIVSNAAGDGRKGVPTDGEPAVSSPLVDPRAVAVDSKGRVYILERGGHALRVVDPDGTIRTVAGTGEAGFRDGPALEAQLNGPKHLAVAPDDSVYIADDVNGAIRCYDPETKTISTVLGRGFGHPSLTLLHPHGVCVEGDSLYVVDTGHDRIFRMPRVKGTR, from the coding sequence ATGAGCTTCAGAGCGCTCGGAGTCCTGGCCGTTTGCGTTGCCGTTGGGTTCGGGCCTGAGGTCGTCGCTAGCGACGAGCCGGCCGGATCGGAGTCGGAGGTCGAGCTGATCCTTGGCCGCCTCTTGCCGGAAGAAGGCGGCCCGGCCGATGCGGAGCCCGGCCCCTTGAAGGAGCCTTTCGGTGTGGATTTCCTGTCCGACGGCACCATGATCATCGTGGAGCTGGGAGGCGGTCGGGTCCATGCCCTGGCAACCGATGGCGCGTTCCAGACCCTCTCCGGAGACGGCTCGACCGGTTACGCCGGTGACGGCGGTCCAGCCCGCTCGGCGACCTTCAACGGTATTCATAATGTCGCGGTGGGTCCGGATGATGCGATCTACGTCTCCGATAGCTGGAACCACTGCGTGCGCCGGATCGATCCCGACGACGGGACCATTTCCACGATTGTCGGAACGGGAGCATCGGGGGATTCGGGAGATGGCGGCCCGGCCTCGGAGGCGACGTTCAATTACATCATGTGCGTCACACTTTCTCCGGATCATGAACAGCTCTATCTTGCCGATATAAACAACCGGCGGATCCGGGTCGTGGATCTTGACTCGGGCATCGTCTCGAACGCGGCCGGAGACGGTCGCAAGGGGGTGCCGACCGACGGGGAGCCGGCGGTCTCATCGCCACTGGTCGATCCTCGGGCGGTTGCGGTCGATTCCAAGGGACGTGTTTACATTCTTGAGCGTGGCGGCCATGCCCTCCGCGTGGTCGATCCCGACGGCACGATCCGGACCGTGGCCGGCACGGGGGAGGCGGGTTTCCGAGACGGACCGGCTCTCGAAGCGCAGCTCAACGGCCCAAAGCATCTCGCTGTGGCTCCCGACGATTCGGTCTATATCGCCGATGATGTCAATGGCGCGATCCGTTGCTATGATCCCGAGACGAAGACGATTTCGACGGTTCTGGGTCGGGGCTTCGGCCACCCGTCGCTCACCTTGCTGCACCCGCACGGCGTCTGTGTCGAGGGTGACTCGCTTTACGTGGTCGATACGGGGCATGACCGGATCTTCCGGATGCCTCGGGTCAAGGGCACCCGTTGA
- a CDS encoding DUF4465 domain-containing protein, whose amino-acid sequence MIRRYSLAFALILCVAPFPVRAESVVVDFSDLTLGSESFYNGSDQAGGFTSNGVFFRNSYNPTWGSWSGWSYSNRTDNTTAGFGNQFSSFAGGDASGDGIYALAFGQTPSTVRFDLPDSDPMRTPVSMSASFTNTTYAALSMQNGDAFSKKFGGATGNDPDFFLLTIVGFSGLGASGTILGEVDFYLADFRFDDNSLDYILQDWTTVDLSSLIGARSIGFRLTSSDVGTFGMNTPAYFAMDDFSIRFSVIPEPSSLAMVGVGLMGVITWVRRRRPRTV is encoded by the coding sequence ATGATTCGACGGTATTCACTGGCTTTTGCTCTGATTCTCTGCGTCGCTCCCTTCCCGGTTCGGGCCGAGAGCGTGGTGGTCGACTTCAGCGACCTCACCCTGGGGAGCGAATCCTTCTACAATGGCTCAGACCAGGCCGGCGGCTTTACGAGCAACGGTGTCTTCTTCCGAAACTCGTACAACCCGACCTGGGGAAGCTGGTCCGGCTGGTCCTACTCGAACAGAACCGACAACACCACCGCAGGCTTCGGCAACCAGTTCAGTAGCTTTGCCGGGGGAGATGCATCCGGAGACGGAATTTACGCCCTGGCATTCGGGCAGACACCCTCAACGGTTCGGTTCGACCTGCCCGACTCGGATCCGATGCGCACTCCTGTAAGCATGTCCGCGAGCTTCACCAACACCACCTATGCGGCGCTCTCCATGCAAAATGGTGACGCCTTCAGCAAGAAATTCGGGGGAGCGACGGGCAATGATCCTGACTTCTTCTTGCTGACGATCGTTGGCTTCTCGGGCCTCGGTGCGTCGGGCACGATCCTTGGCGAGGTCGATTTCTATCTGGCCGACTTCCGGTTCGACGACAACAGCCTGGATTACATTCTCCAGGATTGGACCACCGTGGACCTGTCATCCCTGATCGGAGCCCGGAGCATCGGGTTCCGTCTCACGTCCTCAGACGTGGGAACTTTTGGGATGAACACGCCTGCCTATTTCGCAATGGATGATTTTTCGATCCGGTTCTCGGTCATTCCCGAGCCGTCCAGCCTGGCAATGGTCGGAGTAGGTCTGATGGGTGTGATCACGTGGGTTCGACGTCGTCGTCCTCGGACTGTGTGA
- the dapF gene encoding diaminopimelate epimerase produces the protein MPLRFTKMHGLGNDYVYVSLFDQKLPGAIAPLAKAMSDRHFGIGSDGLILILPSERADAQMRMFNADGSEGEMCGNGIRCVAKYVYDHGIARKDQITIETGRGVLTLDLEIEAGKAQHVRVDMGTPILQGSDIPTTLPGDPPVDVPVEIGDEHLKLVLPQTAVSMGNPHAVAFVDDVIGFPLVQIGPLWEKDPHYPRKVNVHVAQVLKADEVRMRTWERGSGITLACGTGACAVCVAGVLTGRTDRKILAHLPGGDLELEWPSNDASVFMTGPATEVFSGEWPD, from the coding sequence ATGCCCCTCCGCTTCACTAAGATGCACGGACTCGGAAACGATTACGTGTACGTCTCCCTGTTCGACCAGAAGCTCCCCGGCGCAATCGCCCCGCTGGCTAAGGCGATGAGCGACCGGCACTTCGGCATCGGCTCCGACGGCCTGATCCTCATCCTCCCCTCGGAACGCGCCGATGCGCAAATGCGCATGTTCAATGCCGACGGCTCCGAAGGGGAGATGTGTGGCAACGGCATCCGATGCGTGGCGAAGTACGTGTATGATCACGGCATTGCTCGCAAGGATCAGATCACGATCGAGACGGGCCGCGGCGTCTTGACGCTCGACCTGGAGATCGAAGCGGGCAAGGCCCAGCACGTTCGGGTGGACATGGGCACGCCGATTCTGCAAGGTTCCGACATCCCGACCACCCTGCCCGGCGACCCGCCGGTTGACGTGCCGGTCGAGATCGGCGATGAGCACCTCAAACTTGTCCTTCCCCAAACGGCCGTCTCGATGGGCAACCCGCATGCGGTCGCGTTCGTCGATGATGTGATCGGGTTTCCCCTGGTGCAAATCGGTCCGCTCTGGGAGAAGGACCCGCACTATCCGAGGAAGGTCAACGTCCACGTCGCCCAGGTCCTCAAAGCCGATGAGGTTCGCATGCGGACCTGGGAACGCGGCTCGGGGATCACCCTGGCCTGCGGCACCGGGGCGTGCGCCGTTTGCGTGGCCGGAGTCCTGACGGGTCGGACCGATCGGAAGATCCTCGCCCACCTGCCCGGCGGCGACCTGGAGCTGGAGTGGCCGAGCAACGACGCCTCCGTCTTCATGACCGGCCCGGCGACCGAGGTCTTCTCGGGCGAGTGGCCCGATTGA
- the trpS gene encoding tryptophan--tRNA ligase yields MRVLSGIQPSGPLHLGNYFGAIRQFHELQRGNEVFYFVANYHALTSTRDAAKLREYTDDVIVTLLSLGIDPDAVTLFVQSDVPETTELAWLLTSVTPMGWLEKCVSYKDKVQQGIPAEHGLFAYPVLQAADILLYDADLVPVGQDQKQHLEITRDIAERFNHTYGETFKLPEPYILKDVAVVPGTDGRKMSKSYGNTIDLFDDPKLITKKCKRLITDSRPPEEPGDPSKLEEFPLFLLFRLFASTEEWEGIKRQYLEGGLGYGTVKVRLAELIIDRFAEARERREELLAHPDRVPAVKAAGAERARKAARQVLDRARAACGVA; encoded by the coding sequence ATGCGAGTCCTGTCGGGAATCCAGCCGTCCGGCCCGTTGCACCTGGGGAATTACTTCGGGGCCATTCGCCAGTTCCACGAACTGCAACGGGGCAACGAGGTCTTCTACTTCGTCGCCAACTACCACGCCCTGACCAGCACGCGGGACGCGGCGAAACTGCGCGAATACACCGACGACGTGATCGTCACCCTGCTGAGTCTCGGCATCGACCCCGACGCCGTCACGCTCTTTGTCCAGTCGGACGTGCCCGAGACGACTGAGCTGGCCTGGCTCCTGACGAGCGTCACGCCAATGGGATGGCTGGAAAAATGCGTCAGCTACAAGGACAAGGTCCAGCAAGGGATTCCCGCCGAGCACGGCCTGTTCGCCTACCCGGTGCTCCAGGCGGCGGACATCTTGCTTTATGACGCCGACCTCGTCCCCGTCGGCCAGGACCAGAAACAGCACCTCGAAATCACCCGAGACATCGCCGAACGCTTCAACCACACCTACGGTGAGACGTTCAAGCTGCCCGAGCCGTACATCCTCAAGGACGTGGCCGTTGTGCCCGGCACCGACGGTCGGAAAATGTCCAAGAGCTATGGCAACACGATCGACCTGTTTGATGATCCAAAACTCATCACCAAGAAATGCAAACGGCTGATTACTGACAGCCGACCTCCCGAAGAACCGGGCGATCCGAGCAAGCTGGAGGAGTTTCCCTTGTTCCTCCTCTTCCGGCTGTTCGCTTCGACAGAGGAATGGGAAGGCATCAAACGCCAGTACCTCGAAGGTGGACTCGGTTACGGCACGGTCAAGGTCCGTCTGGCCGAACTCATCATCGATCGCTTCGCCGAGGCGCGCGAGCGTCGGGAGGAGCTTCTGGCTCATCCCGATCGCGTGCCAGCGGTAAAAGCGGCCGGGGCCGAGCGCGCTCGCAAGGCGGCCCGGCAGGTCCTCGACCGGGCCCGAGCCGCCTGTGGCGTGGCCTGA